A genomic stretch from Amycolatopsis sp. 195334CR includes:
- a CDS encoding RNA helicase, whose product MSDSSALSPAEAYGRARRRSSFPQLTRFAADSAFVFDDFQLRGCEALEEGHGVLVCAPTGAGKTVVGEFAVHLALAEGRKCFYTTPIKALSNQKYADLVARHGSDAVGLLTGDTAINGSAQIVVMTTEVLRNMLYAGSSTIDELAYVVMDEVHYLADRFRGAVWEEVILHLPEHVRVVGLSATVSNAEEFGEWLVAVRGDTTVVVDEHRPVPLWQHMLVGGRMLDLFAGDSGRDTELQMNPTLLRRVEDVGARFSTPYALRHGRGRRGAPPRGPRFRPPSRVEVVEQLDGAGLLPAIVFIFSRAGCDAAVAQCARSGLRLNTPEEAAEVRRVISARTGDLPEGDLGVLGFWEWREALEQGIAAHHAGLLPAFKETVEELFVRGLVKVVFATETLALGINMPARTVVLEKLVKYNGEAHVDLTPGEYTQLTGRAGRRGIDVEGHAVVVWQPGVDPKQVAGLASTRTYPLRSSFRPGYNMAINLVAQLGAEDARALLEQSFAQFQADRSVVGTARRIEKNTEALKGYREAITGDFDEMLSYVELRKKISDREKALVRQNTSARRAQTTASLEKLRKGDVIAVPQGRRAGLAVVVDPGLDPLREPRPVVVTEDRWSGPLSVADFPAPVEALGRIRLPKHVELRSPKTRRDIASSLRNAGISPPGRGKRRAGANDDGELAALRRALRAHPSHGLAEREANLRWVERYQRLAAENTQLERKVAATTHSLARAFDRILRLLSERGYLSDDKEAPVNEHGRRLARLYSESDLLAAECIRHDVWSGLNPAELAAVVSTLVFEARRDSAGEPRLPQGAVTKAWQETVRLWSDLAEDERRHRLDRTREPDAGFAWPVYRWARGESLEKVLTSAEANGQELSAGDFVRWSRQVIDILDQIRVVLGKSDPVGATAAEAVRAVRRGVVAAGAG is encoded by the coding sequence GTGTCCGACAGCTCCGCTCTCTCGCCCGCCGAAGCCTACGGCCGGGCCAGGCGCCGTTCCAGCTTTCCGCAGCTGACCAGGTTCGCCGCAGATTCCGCGTTCGTCTTCGACGACTTCCAGCTCCGCGGCTGCGAAGCACTGGAGGAGGGCCACGGCGTGCTGGTCTGCGCGCCGACCGGGGCCGGGAAGACGGTGGTCGGCGAGTTCGCTGTGCACCTGGCCCTCGCCGAGGGCCGCAAGTGCTTCTACACCACGCCGATCAAGGCGCTGTCGAACCAGAAGTACGCCGACCTGGTGGCCCGGCACGGCAGCGACGCGGTCGGCCTGCTCACCGGCGACACCGCGATCAACGGCAGCGCGCAGATCGTGGTGATGACCACCGAGGTCCTGCGCAACATGCTCTACGCCGGGTCGTCGACCATCGACGAGCTGGCCTACGTGGTGATGGACGAGGTGCACTACCTCGCCGACCGGTTTCGCGGCGCGGTCTGGGAGGAGGTCATCCTGCACCTGCCCGAGCACGTGCGCGTGGTCGGGCTGTCCGCGACGGTGAGCAACGCCGAGGAGTTCGGCGAGTGGCTGGTCGCGGTGCGCGGGGACACCACCGTGGTGGTCGACGAGCACCGCCCGGTGCCGCTGTGGCAGCACATGCTGGTCGGCGGCCGGATGCTGGACCTGTTCGCCGGCGACAGCGGGCGCGACACCGAACTGCAGATGAACCCGACGCTGCTGCGCCGCGTGGAGGACGTCGGCGCGCGGTTCTCCACGCCGTACGCGCTGCGGCACGGACGCGGCCGCCGTGGCGCGCCGCCGCGCGGGCCGCGGTTCCGGCCGCCGTCGCGGGTCGAGGTGGTCGAGCAGCTCGACGGCGCCGGCCTGCTCCCGGCGATCGTGTTCATCTTCTCGCGCGCGGGCTGCGACGCCGCGGTGGCGCAGTGCGCCCGCTCCGGCCTGCGGCTGAACACCCCCGAGGAGGCCGCCGAGGTCCGCCGGGTGATCTCCGCGCGCACCGGCGACCTGCCCGAGGGCGATCTGGGCGTGCTCGGTTTCTGGGAGTGGCGCGAGGCGCTGGAACAGGGCATCGCCGCCCACCACGCGGGCCTGCTCCCGGCGTTCAAGGAAACCGTCGAGGAGCTGTTCGTCCGCGGCCTGGTCAAGGTCGTGTTCGCCACCGAGACGCTGGCGCTGGGCATCAACATGCCCGCGCGCACGGTGGTGCTGGAGAAGCTGGTCAAGTACAACGGCGAAGCCCACGTCGACCTCACGCCCGGCGAGTACACGCAGCTGACCGGCCGCGCCGGCCGCCGCGGGATCGACGTCGAGGGGCACGCGGTGGTGGTGTGGCAGCCCGGCGTGGACCCGAAGCAGGTCGCCGGACTCGCCTCGACCCGGACCTACCCGCTGCGGTCCTCGTTCCGGCCCGGCTACAACATGGCCATCAACCTGGTCGCCCAGCTCGGCGCCGAGGACGCCCGCGCGCTGCTGGAGCAGTCGTTCGCGCAGTTCCAGGCGGACCGGTCGGTGGTCGGCACGGCCCGGCGGATCGAGAAGAACACCGAGGCGCTCAAGGGCTACCGCGAGGCGATCACCGGCGACTTCGACGAGATGCTGTCCTATGTGGAGCTTCGGAAGAAGATCTCCGACCGGGAGAAGGCGCTGGTCCGGCAGAACACCTCGGCCCGTCGCGCGCAAACCACCGCCTCGCTGGAGAAACTGCGCAAGGGCGACGTGATCGCGGTGCCGCAGGGCCGCCGCGCCGGACTGGCCGTGGTGGTCGATCCGGGGCTCGACCCGCTGCGGGAACCGCGGCCGGTGGTGGTCACCGAGGACCGCTGGTCCGGTCCGCTGTCGGTGGCCGACTTCCCGGCGCCGGTGGAGGCGCTGGGCCGGATCCGGCTGCCCAAGCACGTCGAGCTGCGCTCGCCGAAGACCCGCCGCGACATCGCCTCCAGCCTGCGCAACGCCGGGATTTCCCCGCCGGGGCGCGGAAAGCGGCGCGCGGGAGCGAACGACGACGGTGAGCTGGCCGCGTTGCGCCGGGCCCTGCGCGCGCACCCGAGCCACGGTCTCGCCGAGCGCGAGGCGAACCTGCGCTGGGTCGAGCGCTACCAGCGGCTCGCCGCGGAGAACACCCAGCTGGAGCGGAAGGTCGCGGCCACGACGCACTCGCTGGCCCGTGCCTTCGACCGGATCCTGCGGCTGCTCTCGGAACGCGGTTACCTCAGCGACGACAAGGAAGCGCCGGTCAACGAGCACGGCAGGCGGCTGGCGCGGCTCTACAGCGAGTCCGACCTGCTCGCCGCGGAGTGCATCCGCCACGACGTGTGGTCCGGGCTCAACCCGGCCGAACTGGCCGCGGTGGTCTCCACGCTGGTCTTCGAGGCGCGCCGCGATTCCGCCGGTGAGCCGAGGCTGCCGCAGGGCGCGGTGACCAAGGCCTGGCAGGAGACCGTCCGCCTGTGGTCGGACCTGGCCGAGGACGAGCGCAGGCACCGGCTCGACCGCACGCGCGAGCCGGACGCCGGGTTCGCCTGGCCGGTCTACCGGTGGGCGCGCGGGGAATCGCTGGAGAAGGTGCTGACCTCGGCCGAGGCCAACGGCCAGGAACTCTCCGCCGGGGACTTCGTGCGCTGGTCACGGCAGGTCATCGACATCCTGGACCAGATCAGGGTGGTGCTCGGCAAGTCCGATCCGGTGGGCGCCACGGCGGCCGAGGCGGTGCGCGCGGTGCGCCGCGGGGTGGTCGCGGCGGGCGCGGGCTGA
- a CDS encoding DUF4333 domain-containing protein, whose amino-acid sequence MSTPYGGNDPQQWAQQQPGYGGGAPQGTPSGGFPAQPPQQPGYPQQGGYPQQPAYDPNQQQGYPPQYGQQPGGYPQQQPGYDPNQQQQQQQPYDPNQQQYAQPQQPGYPQTGPQPQYGQTAQYDFQQQGYPGQPQPEGPKKKSGKGLWIGLGAVVVIALVAVALLVWPAPFNKKVFDNVAMQDAVKKVLTDNYQVQGVEGVTCPESKEVKNGTGFDCEAKIGGDTKTVPIKVVNEEDGTYEVGTPK is encoded by the coding sequence ATGAGCACGCCGTACGGCGGCAACGACCCCCAGCAGTGGGCCCAGCAGCAGCCGGGCTATGGCGGGGGAGCACCGCAGGGCACGCCATCGGGCGGCTTCCCCGCCCAGCCACCGCAGCAGCCCGGTTACCCGCAGCAGGGCGGCTACCCGCAGCAGCCCGCCTACGACCCGAACCAGCAGCAGGGCTACCCGCCGCAGTACGGGCAGCAGCCGGGTGGTTATCCGCAGCAGCAGCCCGGGTACGACCCGAACCAGCAGCAACAGCAGCAGCAGCCGTACGACCCGAACCAGCAGCAGTACGCCCAGCCGCAGCAGCCGGGCTACCCGCAGACCGGGCCGCAGCCGCAGTACGGGCAGACCGCGCAGTACGACTTCCAGCAGCAGGGCTACCCCGGCCAGCCGCAGCCGGAGGGGCCGAAGAAGAAGTCCGGCAAGGGCCTGTGGATCGGCCTCGGCGCGGTGGTGGTGATCGCGCTGGTCGCGGTGGCGCTGCTGGTCTGGCCCGCGCCGTTCAACAAGAAGGTCTTCGACAACGTCGCCATGCAGGACGCGGTGAAGAAGGTGCTCACCGACAACTACCAGGTGCAGGGCGTCGAAGGGGTGACCTGCCCGGAGAGCAAGGAAGTCAAGAACGGCACCGGGTTCGACTGCGAGGCCAAGATCGGCGGGGACACCAAGACGGTGCCGATCAAGGTGGTCAACGAGGAGGACGGCACCTACGAGGTCGGCACGCCCAAGTAG
- a CDS encoding GNAT family N-acetyltransferase, producing the protein MSDFTPRVLGADELRAANQLFRAALHLPPSGDEEWERTGSRVYQPGRTLGVFGAGDERPVGTARSMDAELTVPGGRRLPCAAVTGVGVRQDRTRRGVLSELIRTQFEDFTARGVPFAGLYATEGRIYGRYGYGVTTVARSYTVDTKRAALRQEVPRGGEIELLDVDAAIERLPGIYASLPAHGAGHLTRGDAWWAGCEAGFRRSEKPIVTVVHHGESGPDGFASYYADRAFDSESVLHLEMLHAGNDAARGGLWRYLTGVDLIDQIDAPYRGAGDPLPLLFEDPRSAKVSAAPDELWLRLVDVPAALAARAYGPGSLVLEVTDAVLPANAGRYLIDGGEVTRTDRPAQLRVGVAELAMLYLGTWTATALAAAGRAEALDATGPALADDLFGTRTAAWCGTFF; encoded by the coding sequence ATGAGTGACTTCACCCCGCGCGTGCTCGGCGCGGACGAACTGCGGGCGGCGAACCAGCTGTTCCGCGCGGCACTGCACCTGCCACCCTCCGGTGACGAGGAGTGGGAGCGCACCGGGTCCCGGGTCTACCAGCCCGGTCGCACGCTCGGCGTGTTCGGCGCCGGTGACGAGCGGCCGGTCGGCACCGCGCGCTCGATGGACGCCGAGCTGACCGTGCCGGGCGGGCGGCGGCTGCCGTGTGCCGCGGTCACCGGCGTCGGGGTGCGGCAGGACCGCACGCGCCGCGGGGTGCTCAGCGAGCTGATCCGCACGCAGTTCGAGGACTTCACCGCGCGCGGCGTGCCGTTCGCCGGGTTGTACGCCACCGAAGGCCGCATCTACGGCCGGTACGGCTACGGCGTGACCACCGTGGCCCGTTCGTACACAGTGGACACGAAGCGGGCGGCGCTGCGCCAGGAAGTGCCGCGTGGCGGGGAAATCGAGCTGCTGGACGTGGACGCGGCGATCGAGCGCCTGCCGGGGATCTACGCGTCGCTGCCCGCGCACGGGGCCGGGCACCTGACCAGGGGCGACGCGTGGTGGGCCGGTTGCGAGGCCGGTTTCCGCCGCAGTGAGAAGCCGATCGTCACCGTGGTGCACCACGGCGAATCCGGTCCGGACGGGTTCGCCAGCTACTACGCCGACCGCGCCTTCGACAGCGAAAGCGTGCTGCACCTGGAAATGCTGCACGCGGGGAACGACGCGGCGCGCGGCGGGCTCTGGCGCTACCTGACCGGCGTGGACCTGATCGACCAGATCGACGCGCCGTACCGGGGTGCGGGCGATCCGCTGCCGCTGCTGTTCGAGGATCCCCGCAGTGCCAAGGTTTCCGCCGCGCCGGACGAGCTGTGGCTGCGGCTGGTCGACGTGCCCGCCGCGCTGGCCGCGCGGGCCTACGGGCCGGGTTCGCTGGTGCTCGAGGTGACCGACGCGGTGCTCCCGGCGAACGCCGGCCGGTACCTGATCGACGGCGGGGAGGTCACCCGCACCGACCGCCCGGCGCAGCTGCGCGTCGGGGTGGCGGAGCTGGCGATGCTCTACCTCGGCACGTGGACGGCCACCGCGCTCGCGGCGGCGGGCCGGGCCGAGGCGCTGGACGCGACCGGCCCCGCGCTCGCGGACGACCTCTTCGGCACGCGGACCGCCGCCTGGTGCGGTACTTTCTTCTGA
- a CDS encoding DUF4333 domain-containing protein has product MRLRLLGWGLAAVLLAGSQAGCESAPELPPTPTAGSSVPPAAVTTTSPTPVSFSPQPKLFDHGAVAQGVRQVLTQSFEVTDLGAVICPPAQPVRAGHTFDCQAQIGAEQRTVPITVKTDEGEYEVGAPG; this is encoded by the coding sequence GTGCGGTTGCGCCTACTCGGATGGGGTCTCGCGGCGGTGCTGCTGGCCGGATCGCAGGCGGGCTGTGAAAGCGCACCCGAGTTACCGCCGACGCCGACCGCCGGCTCGTCCGTTCCACCCGCGGCCGTCACCACCACCTCGCCCACCCCGGTGAGCTTCAGCCCGCAGCCGAAGCTCTTCGACCACGGCGCGGTGGCGCAGGGCGTGCGCCAGGTGCTCACGCAGAGCTTCGAGGTGACCGACCTCGGCGCGGTGATCTGCCCGCCCGCCCAGCCGGTGCGGGCCGGGCACACCTTCGACTGCCAGGCCCAGATCGGTGCGGAACAGCGGACCGTCCCGATCACCGTGAAGACCGACGAGGGCGAATATGAAGTTGGTGCCCCCGGCTAG
- a CDS encoding GNAT family N-acetyltransferase: MNDLNVRAITEAERRVVYGLLVEALHAAPPDDATWGKVEGSFPADRKLAAFDGETPVGLTSSFATSIAVPGGKTLPAAAVDGVAVRADHTRRGVVTSLLTEQLRDCLRRGDLIAALHASEATIYGRFGYGAAVLGQSLRIVNARASLRPEAPSSGRVRLLDGDEAITRIPELYRRIGPHRPGMIERPDLWWPAYHNRLVRAGGGEHRVAVHTGPGGEDGFVVFRTSNQQAYDEPDFKVVLEVRDLHAADPAATTDLWRFLIGMDLVAEIRAPARPVDEPLRALLTDARAVQTTGVEDHNWLRLLDAGAALNARTYRDAPPVVLGLEDRLLPENTGAYRISADGVTRTDAPAQLQLTAEALAMLYLGEWTASALAGAGRITVTDPAALPAADELFRVGVRPWCGTYF; encoded by the coding sequence ATGAACGATCTGAACGTCCGGGCGATCACCGAGGCGGAGCGGCGGGTGGTCTACGGCCTGCTGGTCGAGGCACTGCACGCCGCCCCGCCCGATGACGCCACCTGGGGCAAGGTCGAGGGCTCGTTCCCGGCCGACCGCAAGCTGGCCGCCTTCGACGGCGAAACCCCCGTCGGCTTGACCAGTTCGTTCGCCACCTCGATCGCCGTGCCCGGCGGGAAGACGCTGCCCGCGGCGGCGGTCGACGGGGTGGCCGTGCGGGCCGACCACACCCGCCGCGGGGTGGTCACCTCGCTGCTGACCGAGCAGCTGCGCGACTGCCTGCGCCGCGGTGACCTGATCGCCGCGCTGCACGCCAGCGAGGCGACCATCTACGGGCGGTTCGGCTACGGCGCGGCCGTGCTCGGCCAGAGCCTGCGGATCGTCAACGCCCGGGCGTCCCTGCGCCCCGAAGCGCCGTCCAGCGGCCGGGTGCGGTTGCTCGACGGGGACGAGGCGATCACCCGGATCCCGGAGCTGTACCGGCGGATCGGACCACACCGGCCGGGCATGATCGAGCGCCCGGACCTGTGGTGGCCCGCCTACCACAACCGCCTGGTGCGCGCGGGCGGCGGAGAACACCGCGTCGCCGTGCACACCGGGCCCGGCGGCGAGGACGGCTTCGTCGTCTTCCGCACCAGCAACCAGCAGGCCTACGACGAGCCCGACTTCAAGGTCGTGCTCGAGGTCCGCGACCTGCACGCCGCCGATCCCGCCGCCACGACGGACCTGTGGCGGTTCCTGATCGGCATGGACCTCGTCGCCGAGATCCGCGCGCCGGCGCGTCCGGTCGACGAACCCCTGCGCGCACTCCTCACCGACGCCCGCGCGGTGCAGACGACCGGCGTGGAGGACCACAACTGGCTTCGCCTGCTGGACGCGGGCGCGGCGCTGAACGCGCGTACCTACCGCGACGCGCCGCCCGTGGTGCTCGGCCTCGAAGACAGGCTGCTGCCGGAGAACACCGGCGCTTACCGGATCTCCGCTGACGGCGTCACCAGGACCGATGCCCCCGCGCAGCTCCAGCTGACCGCCGAGGCGCTGGCGATGCTGTACCTGGGGGAGTGGACGGCGAGCGCGCTCGCCGGGGCGGGCCGGATCACCGTCACCGATCCGGCCGCGCTGCCCGCCGCGGACGAACTCTTCCGCGTCGGCGTCCGCCCCTGGTGCGGTACGTACTTCTGA
- a CDS encoding 5'-3' exonuclease translates to MTAPLALLDSASLYFRAFYGVPESMTAPDGTPVNAVRGFTDTVARILTERKPSRLVACLDADWRPQFRVDLLPTYKTHRVADEEVNAEEVPDTLSPQVPIILDLLEAVGLATAEAAGYEADDVIGALTVHESESPVEVITGDRDLFQLVRDEPTPAKVVYVGRGWMKKEILDPAALAAKYNVPVENAGAAYADMAALRGDPSDGLPGVPGIGEKTAAKLITQYGSLEALIEAGRTADKGLPLKTRIRLTESAEYLAAAPTVVRVAADAPVKMSRPDRVPAEPADPARVAELAERWGLGTSVDRLLKALPVAAGQE, encoded by the coding sequence GTGACCGCACCCCTGGCCCTGCTGGACTCCGCCAGCCTCTACTTCCGCGCCTTCTACGGCGTTCCCGAGTCGATGACCGCGCCGGACGGCACCCCGGTGAACGCCGTGCGCGGGTTCACCGACACCGTCGCGCGCATCCTGACCGAGCGGAAGCCGTCACGGCTGGTCGCCTGCCTCGACGCCGACTGGCGGCCCCAGTTCCGGGTGGACCTGCTGCCCACCTACAAGACGCACCGGGTGGCCGACGAGGAGGTCAACGCCGAGGAGGTGCCGGACACGCTCAGCCCGCAGGTACCGATCATCCTCGACCTGCTGGAGGCGGTCGGCCTGGCCACCGCCGAGGCGGCGGGTTACGAGGCCGACGACGTGATCGGCGCGCTGACCGTGCACGAGAGCGAGTCACCGGTCGAGGTGATCACCGGCGACCGCGACCTGTTCCAGCTGGTGCGCGACGAGCCGACCCCGGCGAAGGTGGTCTACGTCGGGCGCGGCTGGATGAAGAAGGAGATCCTCGACCCGGCGGCGCTGGCGGCGAAGTACAACGTGCCGGTGGAGAACGCGGGCGCGGCCTACGCCGACATGGCCGCCCTGCGCGGCGACCCGTCCGACGGCCTGCCCGGCGTGCCCGGCATCGGCGAGAAGACCGCGGCGAAGCTGATCACCCAGTACGGCTCGCTCGAAGCGCTGATCGAGGCCGGGCGCACCGCGGACAAGGGCCTGCCGCTCAAGACCCGCATCCGGCTGACCGAGTCGGCCGAGTACCTGGCCGCCGCGCCGACCGTGGTGCGCGTGGCCGCGGACGCGCCGGTGAAGATGTCGCGCCCGGACCGCGTGCCCGCCGAGCCCGCCGACCCGGCCAGGGTCGCCGAGCTGGCGGAGCGGTGGGGCCTGGGCACCTCGGTGGACCGCCTGCTCAAGGCGCTGCCGGTGGCCGCCGGCCAGGAGTAG
- a CDS encoding helix-turn-helix domain-containing protein yields MPRKTTELTARTLRALAHPLRMRLLELLRVDGPATASGLGKRLGESSGTTSWHLRQLAEHGFVEEDTERGNRRERWWRAVHESHRLNANQFAGDPELAGPLNAYLMTALERRYEREVRFFGEADKWRESWGDAPNFSDYNLSLTPDEAQALSAEVDALIDRYRREPREGDSTAVAHWAVFPRDHHPEQP; encoded by the coding sequence ATGCCGAGGAAGACCACCGAGCTGACCGCGCGGACGCTGCGCGCGCTGGCGCACCCGCTGCGGATGCGCCTGCTCGAACTGCTCCGCGTCGACGGCCCCGCGACCGCCTCCGGGCTGGGCAAGCGGCTGGGGGAGAGCTCGGGCACCACGAGCTGGCACCTGCGCCAGCTCGCCGAGCACGGGTTCGTCGAGGAGGACACCGAACGCGGCAACCGCCGTGAACGCTGGTGGCGCGCGGTCCACGAGAGCCACCGCCTCAACGCGAACCAGTTCGCCGGCGACCCCGAACTCGCCGGGCCGCTGAACGCGTACCTGATGACTGCGCTCGAACGCCGCTACGAACGGGAGGTCCGCTTCTTCGGCGAGGCCGACAAGTGGCGCGAATCCTGGGGCGACGCACCGAATTTCAGCGACTACAACCTCTCGCTCACCCCGGACGAGGCGCAGGCGCTGTCCGCCGAGGTGGACGCGCTGATCGACCGCTACCGGCGCGAACCGAGGGAGGGCGACAGCACCGCGGTCGCGCACTGGGCCGTCTTCCCGCGCGACCACCACCCGGAGCAGCCGTGA
- a CDS encoding MFS transporter — protein MNRPLIALVAATAVSSAGAAMTLVAVPWFVLHTTGSGAQTGMVAAAEALGLLLSVALAGPLVDRYGARRMSALADLFTAVSVAAIPVVHGTLGLSLPVLMLLSLAIGAGRAPARTAKQVLLPVTGASIARGASAQEAVQRLGDLLGAPAGGVLIALLSPPPVLLLDAATLVAASALVGFFVPKGRSNGTRDQPGYLRELRESAVALRRDRLLLSLCLLCAGTNALGIGLFTVLLPAYGTMVWHDSTIVGLVIAASGAGGLLGSLLFGWLGPRWRRWPTFTACFLLCGPPAFVLVAADLPPALLVAAIGLTALANGPLNPLIAGVKFDRVAPELRGRVFGAISSVALAAMPLGNLLAGVLLDAAGLRTALLVLGGAYLLLTLCPLLFRVWRQLDAPPLVSGPPGPAG, from the coding sequence GTGAATCGGCCGCTCATCGCGCTGGTCGCGGCCACCGCGGTCTCCTCGGCGGGCGCGGCGATGACCCTGGTCGCCGTGCCGTGGTTCGTGCTGCACACCACCGGCAGCGGCGCGCAGACCGGCATGGTGGCCGCGGCCGAGGCGCTCGGCCTGCTGCTCTCGGTCGCGCTGGCCGGGCCGCTGGTCGACCGGTACGGCGCCCGCCGGATGAGCGCGCTGGCCGACCTGTTCACCGCGGTCTCGGTGGCCGCGATCCCGGTGGTGCACGGCACGCTGGGACTCTCGTTACCGGTGCTGATGTTGCTCTCGCTGGCGATCGGCGCGGGACGGGCCCCGGCGCGCACGGCCAAGCAGGTGCTGCTGCCCGTGACCGGCGCGTCGATCGCACGCGGGGCGAGCGCGCAGGAAGCGGTGCAGCGGCTCGGTGATCTGCTCGGCGCGCCCGCCGGCGGGGTGCTGATCGCCCTGCTGAGCCCGCCGCCGGTGCTGCTGCTCGACGCCGCCACGCTGGTCGCCGCCTCCGCGCTGGTCGGTTTCTTCGTCCCAAAAGGACGGTCGAACGGCACGCGTGACCAACCCGGTTATCTGCGGGAACTGCGGGAATCCGCGGTCGCCCTCCGGCGGGACCGGCTGCTGCTGTCGCTGTGCCTGCTGTGCGCGGGCACGAACGCGCTCGGCATCGGCCTGTTCACCGTGCTGCTGCCCGCCTACGGCACGATGGTGTGGCACGACAGCACGATCGTGGGCCTGGTGATCGCCGCGAGCGGGGCCGGTGGCCTGCTCGGCTCGCTGCTGTTCGGCTGGCTCGGCCCGCGCTGGCGCCGGTGGCCCACCTTCACCGCCTGCTTCCTGCTCTGCGGCCCGCCCGCGTTCGTGCTGGTGGCCGCGGACCTGCCGCCCGCGTTGCTGGTGGCCGCGATCGGGCTGACCGCGCTGGCGAACGGCCCGCTGAACCCGTTGATCGCCGGGGTGAAGTTCGACCGGGTGGCGCCCGAACTGCGCGGCCGGGTGTTCGGCGCGATCAGTTCGGTGGCGCTGGCCGCGATGCCGCTGGGCAACCTGCTCGCCGGCGTGCTGCTCGACGCCGCCGGGCTGCGGACCGCGCTGCTCGTGCTCGGCGGCGCGTACCTGCTGCTCACCTTGTGCCCGTTGCTGTTCCGGGTCTGGCGTCAGCTCGACGCGCCACCGCTGGTGAGCGGTCCGCCGGGTCCCGCAGGATAG
- a CDS encoding Xaa-Pro peptidase family protein gives MARRSLHTPAPDAPALRARLDRAKRAAAAADTDALVIAPGSDLRYLIGQAGGSFERLTALVVPAEGTPALVVPKLEAPGYADVPTDALGVEVHTWVDGEDAYRLVAGLLGKPGRVAVSDFTPALHVLGLREAIAGADQVLAGPVVRELRMRKDAAEIASLREAGAAIDRVHARMDEWLKPGRTEAEVGADIAAAIVEEGHTEAAFVIVGSGPNGASPHHDVSDKVLENGDVVVVDIGGPLPDGYNSDSTRTYVLGKPRDADVAETYAVLQRAQRAAVEAVRPGATAESIDAAARDLIADAGFGEYFIHRTGHGIGLDVHEEPYIIKGNALPLEPGMAFSVEPGIYQSGRWGARIEDIVVVTETGVEAVNNRPHELVVL, from the coding sequence ATGGCACGCCGATCCCTGCACACCCCAGCCCCCGACGCCCCCGCCCTGCGAGCCCGCCTCGACCGGGCGAAGCGAGCCGCGGCCGCCGCGGACACCGACGCACTGGTGATCGCGCCCGGATCGGACCTGCGGTACCTGATCGGCCAGGCGGGCGGCTCGTTCGAGCGGCTGACCGCGCTCGTGGTGCCCGCCGAGGGCACCCCGGCGCTGGTGGTGCCGAAGCTCGAGGCGCCGGGTTACGCCGACGTGCCCACCGACGCGCTGGGCGTCGAGGTGCACACCTGGGTCGACGGCGAGGACGCCTACCGGCTGGTGGCCGGCCTGCTCGGCAAGCCGGGCCGGGTCGCGGTCAGCGACTTCACCCCGGCGCTGCACGTGCTGGGCCTGCGCGAGGCGATCGCCGGGGCCGACCAGGTGCTGGCCGGTCCGGTGGTCCGCGAGCTGCGGATGCGCAAGGACGCCGCCGAGATCGCGTCGCTGCGCGAGGCGGGCGCGGCGATCGACCGCGTGCACGCGCGGATGGACGAATGGCTCAAGCCGGGCCGGACCGAGGCCGAGGTCGGCGCGGACATCGCCGCGGCGATCGTGGAGGAGGGGCACACCGAGGCGGCGTTCGTCATCGTCGGCTCCGGGCCGAACGGCGCCAGCCCGCACCACGACGTGTCGGACAAGGTGCTCGAGAACGGCGACGTGGTGGTCGTCGACATCGGCGGCCCGCTGCCCGACGGCTACAACTCCGACTCCACCCGCACCTACGTGCTCGGCAAGCCGCGTGACGCCGACGTCGCCGAGACCTACGCGGTGCTGCAGCGGGCGCAGCGGGCGGCCGTCGAAGCGGTGCGCCCCGGCGCGACCGCCGAGTCGATCGACGCCGCGGCCCGCGACCTGATCGCCGACGCCGGGTTCGGCGAGTACTTCATCCACCGCACCGGGCACGGCATCGGGCTCGACGTGCACGAGGAGCCGTACATCATCAAGGGCAACGCGCTGCCGCTGGAGCCGGGCATGGCCTTCAGCGTGGAGCCGGGCATCTACCAGTCCGGCCGCTGGGGCGCGCGCATCGAGGACATCGTGGTGGTCACCGAGACCGGGGTGGAGGCGGTGAACAACCGGCCGCACGAGCTGGTCGTGCTTTGA
- a CDS encoding Lrp/AsnC family transcriptional regulator — MTAPLEPLDQAIARELAADGRCSFTDLAERVGLSVSAVHQRVKRLEQRGVIRGYSARLDGEQIGLPLTALISLTPNDPAAPDDYPTRLQHITEIESCYSVAGDESYILLVRVASPLGLEDLLRRIRESAKVSTRTTVVLSTPFEGRSPTL; from the coding sequence TTGACCGCCCCGCTGGAGCCGCTCGACCAGGCGATCGCGCGCGAACTGGCGGCCGACGGCCGGTGCAGCTTCACCGATCTCGCCGAGCGGGTCGGGTTGTCGGTGTCCGCGGTGCACCAGCGCGTCAAGCGGCTGGAGCAGCGCGGGGTGATCCGGGGGTACTCGGCGCGGCTGGACGGTGAGCAGATCGGCCTGCCGCTGACCGCGCTGATCTCGCTCACCCCGAACGACCCGGCCGCGCCGGACGACTACCCGACCCGCCTGCAGCACATCACCGAGATCGAGTCCTGCTACTCGGTGGCCGGCGACGAGTCCTACATCCTGCTGGTGCGGGTGGCCTCGCCGCTGGGGCTGGAGGACCTGTTGCGCCGGATCCGCGAGTCGGCGAAGGTGTCCACGCGGACCACGGTGGTGCTGTCCACCCCGTTCGAGGGCCGCTCGCCGACGCTATGA